A single genomic interval of Epinephelus fuscoguttatus linkage group LG22, E.fuscoguttatus.final_Chr_v1 harbors:
- the mansc1 gene encoding MANSC domain-containing protein 1: MTPPASTRPSSWTLSVLLLLLMVATSFPVSAVEPETCFSRQHQNAIVNVRQALNRSTTAMDARVVRSERDCVLACCSEEVRPGAKCNMAVFKGNKHAGDDNCFLFHCQTEQDCPLMKAPEGINTYDIYKGLIHPTTVRPVTMTTTTTEQTTTTSTTTTTTTPAPTTPTTTQPTTTTTTTPSTTSPPATTTTSAPSTTSTTIATTTPPPIIIIATMAPVTPAPTTTTTTTASTTTTTTPAAIVKKPNKSSKKQNKSTKKVKPHPVSTTTSAPPTQSSTTSLPVVTTSKEAAPRTTERPQPNTETTSTTTTTTTTTTTTTTTPTTTTTTTTPPPPTTTTTPTTTTTTTTTTTTTTLPTTTTTTTPLPTTTTTTTTTTTDPPTMRTTPAQSLVIIPKGAVQSDHALQNSSVGRGKTAVAARGALKSGVVAFMVLGLAILTLALAVGGRKAMESFDRRHYTRLELNDLHYEV; the protein is encoded by the exons ATGACTCCTCCAGCCTCCACTCGACCCTCATCATGGactctctctgtgctgctgctgctgctaatggTGGCCACATCATTTCCTGTGTCAGCTGTGGAGCCGGAGACGTGTTTCTCCAGACAGCACCAGAACGCCATTGTGAACGTCAGGCAGGCGTTAAACAGGTCGACGACAGCCATGGACGCCCGGGTGGTCCGGTCAGAGAGGGACTGTGTCCTCGCCTGCTGCTCAGAGGAAGTCAGACCAG GTGCCAAATGCAACATGGCTGTGTTCAAGGGCAACAAACACGCCGGTGACGATAACTGCTTCCTGTTCCACTGTCAGACGGAGCAGGACTGTCCGTTAATGAAGGCACCGGAAGGCATCAACACCTACGACATATACAAAG GCTTGATTCATCCAACCACTGTGAGGCCTGTGACCATGACAACCACCACCACAGAAcaaaccaccaccacctccaccaccaccaccaccaccacgcCGGCCCCAACTACACCAACAACCACGCAACCCACCACCACTACAACCACCACACCGAGTACAACATCACCACCAGCAACGACTACAACCTCTGCGCCATCCACAACTTCAACCACCATCGCCACCACAACACCTCcgcccatcatcatcattgccACTATGGCTCCGGTAACTCCAgcacccaccaccaccaccacaacaacaGCTTCTACtacaaccaccaccacccccgCCGCCATAGTGAAGAAGCCAAACAAGAGCAGCaagaagcaaaataaatcaaccAAGAAAGTAAAACCTCATCCTGTCAGCACCACCACATCCGCTCCACCGACACAGAGCTCCACCACATCGCTTCCTGTTGTAACCACCAGCAAAGAGGCTGCACCAAGAACTACTGAAAGACCACAGCCCAATACTGAAACTACTTCAACTACTACTACAACCACAACAACcactacaactactactacaactCCCACTACTACTACCACCACTACAACTCCTCCTCCACCTACTACAACCACCActcctactactactactactactactactactactaccactactaccttacccaccactactactactactactcctCTTCCTACCACCACCACTAcaaccaccaccacaaccaccgATCCACCCACCATGAGGACGACTCCAGCACAGAGTCTCGTCATCATCCCCAAAGGCGCCGTCCAGTCCGACCACGCCCTCCAGAACTCAAGCGTTGGCCGAGGAAAAACGGCGGTGGCAGCACGGGGGGCATTGAAAAGCGGCGTGGTGGCGTTCATGGTGCTGGGGCTCGCCATACTCACACTGGCCCTGGCCGTTGGCGGCCGCAAGGCAATGGAGTCCTTCGACAGACGACATTACACGAGACTGGAGCTGAATGACCTGCACTACGAGGTGTGA